One genomic window of Elaeis guineensis isolate ETL-2024a chromosome 2, EG11, whole genome shotgun sequence includes the following:
- the LOC140855241 gene encoding tetraspanin-20-like: protein MQHDTYSMLHLATFYQLLFLVVIIINNNSTTVPQYNVSYMLFLLGQILPGVMAQLVYAYNKQPESSTSSFILSRFAVLITILILLEAALVGVLVLDKHWEEDLPFDSTGELNRLCAFIEENMDICKWVALTVTVIQALSLLLAVLSRAMVPARRVDYESDEDFIVARRPLLSPQGGTTYPTTSGDSKGFHSDFWSSQLGQNTAINSPGEECSEMNGNEEMKNDQDSVVRDNLMAVPIL from the exons ATGCAGCATGATACATACTCGATGTTACACCTTGCCACCTTTTATCAGCTGCTCTTTCTGGTTGTCATTATCATCAACAACAAC AGTACAACAGTTCCTCAATATAATGTGTCATACATGCTATTCTTGTTGGGGCAAATCTTGCCTGGTGTTATGGCTCAGCTTGTGTATGCTTATAATAAACAGCCAGAAAGTTCTACATCTTCTTTCATTTT ATCACGGTTTGCAGTATTGATCACTATACTCATTTTACTAGAAGCAGCTTTAGTGGGTGTTCTGGTGTTGGACAAACACTGGGAAGAG GATCTTCCATTTGACTCTACTGGAGAACTGAATAGGCTCTGTGCATTTATAGAAGAGAATATGGATATATGCAAGTGGGTTGCTCTAACTGTGACTGTTATTCAG GCACTCTCCCTTCTTTTGGCAGTGCTTTCGAGAGCCATGGTTCCTGCTAGAAGAGTAGACTATGAGAGTGATGAAGATTTCATAGTTGCAAGGAGGCCACTTTTAAGTCCACAAGGTGGCACGACTTATCCTACAACCTCTGGTGACAGCAAAGGGTTTCACTCAGACTTCTGGAGCTCACAATTGGGACAGAA CACTGCCATAAACAGCCCTGGTGAGGAGTGTTCTGAGATGAACGGAAACGAGGAAATGAAAAATGACCAGGATAGCGTGGTGAGAGATAACTTAATGGCCGTTCCTATTTTGTAA